In Bacillus sp. DX3.1, the following proteins share a genomic window:
- a CDS encoding DUF1641 domain-containing protein: MAAPIKAIQKQELTEEEQKQQKLEDLKALLADNEEALNQMFNIVGELNDIGMLEAASSMLKAKEPIAKIILGQVTREPVTNLINNMMGAAGALTELDPELTKKLVSSVLTGMDEGDQHLQSNKKVGILDLMKVLKDPDINRAIGFGLHFLKGMGKGLKDE, translated from the coding sequence ATGGCAGCACCTATTAAAGCGATCCAAAAGCAGGAGCTAACTGAGGAAGAACAAAAACAACAAAAGCTAGAAGATTTAAAAGCACTTCTAGCTGATAATGAAGAAGCTTTAAATCAAATGTTTAATATTGTAGGTGAACTGAATGACATTGGGATGCTGGAAGCTGCAAGTTCTATGCTTAAAGCGAAAGAACCAATCGCAAAAATTATTCTAGGACAAGTCACTCGTGAACCAGTTACAAATTTAATTAATAATATGATGGGCGCTGCAGGAGCTTTAACAGAACTTGATCCGGAACTAACTAAAAAACTTGTAAGTAGTGTATTAACGGGTATGGATGAAGGAGACCAGCATCTGCAAAGTAATAAAAAAGTAGGAATACTGGACCTGATGAAAGTACTTAAGGATCCAGATATTAATCGTGCTATCGGATTCGGTCTTCATTTCTTAAAAGGTATGGGTAAAGGGTTAAAAGACGAATAG
- a CDS encoding formate/nitrite transporter family protein: MAFHKPEKIAELVIEAGVQKVRQSLSAMLILGFLGGAFISLGFLLNIRVLGNVPEQWGSLVDFLGGAVFPIGLMLVVLAGGELITGNMMSVSMALYARKISLKSVLNNWVWITLTNFVGALFVAYCFGHLGGLTEGVYLNKTIAIAQEKLHESFGRTLILAIGCNWLVCLAIWLAYGTNDLVGKIVGIWIPIMAFVVIGFQQVVANMFVISAVIFAGYLSWMDLAENFVPVFIGNVIGGAGFVGFAYFSCYQKQSPIEKDFLKK; the protein is encoded by the coding sequence ATGGCATTTCATAAACCGGAAAAAATCGCTGAGCTTGTGATTGAAGCCGGTGTTCAAAAGGTAAGGCAATCGCTATCCGCTATGCTTATTCTCGGCTTTTTAGGAGGAGCATTTATTTCGTTAGGATTTTTGCTTAATATTCGCGTTCTAGGTAATGTACCTGAACAATGGGGAAGTCTAGTGGATTTTTTAGGAGGAGCGGTTTTTCCTATAGGGCTTATGCTCGTTGTTTTGGCAGGAGGAGAATTAATTACAGGAAACATGATGTCAGTATCCATGGCATTGTATGCACGGAAAATTTCATTGAAAAGTGTGTTAAATAATTGGGTTTGGATCACTTTAACTAACTTTGTTGGTGCACTTTTCGTAGCTTATTGTTTCGGTCACCTTGGCGGGTTGACGGAGGGGGTATATTTAAATAAAACAATAGCGATAGCCCAAGAGAAATTACATGAATCGTTTGGGAGAACTTTAATTTTAGCAATCGGTTGTAACTGGCTCGTTTGCCTTGCAATTTGGTTAGCTTATGGAACGAACGATTTGGTTGGGAAGATTGTTGGAATTTGGATTCCTATTATGGCATTTGTAGTAATTGGATTTCAGCAAGTAGTAGCAAATATGTTTGTAATTTCAGCAGTTATTTTTGCTGGTTACCTTTCATGGATGGATCTTGCCGAGAACTTTGTTCCTGTTTTTATCGGAAATGTAATTGGAGGAGCTGGATTTGTTGGATTTGCTTACTTTTCTTGTTATCAGAAACAAAGTCCTATAGAGAAAGATTTTCTGAAAAAATAA
- a CDS encoding thioredoxin family protein, translating into MRTLKELTSLETVDTFITEHSLSFIYISKTNCSVCHSLLPQVREVMNDFPLIQMGHLNADYVEEIAGHFSIFTAPVLILFVDGKEFLREARFIHLEQLREKIKRIYDGYTIENEK; encoded by the coding sequence ATGAGAACACTAAAAGAACTAACTTCATTGGAAACAGTAGATACCTTTATAACGGAACATTCCTTAAGCTTTATATATATATCAAAAACAAATTGTAGCGTCTGCCATTCGTTATTACCACAAGTGAGAGAAGTAATGAATGATTTTCCACTTATTCAGATGGGACACTTGAACGCTGATTATGTTGAAGAAATAGCAGGACATTTTTCCATCTTTACTGCACCGGTCCTAATTCTATTTGTAGATGGAAAAGAATTTTTGAGAGAAGCCCGATTTATTCATTTAGAACAGCTCAGAGAAAAGATAAAAAGGATATATGATGGTTACACAATCGAGAATGAAAAGTGA
- the topB gene encoding DNA topoisomerase III encodes MKLIIAEKPDQGLALVSQFKYRRKDGYLEVEANELFPNGAYCTWAIGHLTQLCNPEHYHAEWKKWSLDTLPMIPERFQFEVTKSKYKQFNVVKQLLHNPQVTGIIHAGDAGREGELIVRNIINLCNVQKPMKRLWISSLTKQAIYQGFKNLLDETDTINTYYEAYTRSCADWVVGMNASRVFSILLKKKGMNDVFSAGRVQTPTLALIVKREKEIENFKSEPFWEVFATFNIEGKKYEGKWEKDNESRLKDPDMANKIAAFCQNKPAEVKEMKTERKEFQPPFLFNLSSLQATANKAFKFSPKKTLDITQALYQKGIVSYPRSDSNYVTEGEAATFPDILQKLSEFDDYKNLLPAPISSIMNNKRYVNEKKVTDHYAIIPTEQVTNPSRLSGDEKKIYDMVVRRLIAAHYEAAIFDYTTITTLVDERAAFISKGKQQIQEGWRKVIFQDDKDEETLLPIVQKGEQGTVVKVKVKEGKTQPPKRYTEGQLITLMKTAGKYLDNEELEKVLKKTEGLGTEATRAGIITMLQDRKYIDVKKNQVYATDKGKVLITAIGDKILASPEMTAKWEQRLAEIGEGTASPATFMEQTKKLSAKIIEDAVEMSEKWDFTGLHVESIERTGSKFTVGKKVGQCKKCDGDVIDKSSFYGCSNYNTTKCDFTISKKILGKTISQKNIKKLLKGESTELIKGFKKNDKTFDAKLEWKDNKINFVFDKG; translated from the coding sequence ATGAAATTAATTATTGCCGAGAAACCGGATCAAGGTTTAGCCCTTGTTTCTCAATTTAAATATCGACGAAAAGACGGTTATTTGGAAGTGGAAGCAAATGAATTGTTTCCTAATGGAGCATATTGTACGTGGGCCATTGGTCATTTGACGCAGTTATGTAACCCGGAACATTATCATGCAGAATGGAAAAAATGGTCGCTTGATACGTTGCCAATGATTCCAGAACGATTTCAATTTGAAGTAACAAAATCAAAATATAAGCAATTTAATGTTGTGAAACAGTTGTTACATAATCCGCAAGTGACGGGAATTATTCATGCAGGCGATGCCGGGCGAGAAGGGGAACTAATTGTACGTAATATCATCAACCTATGTAACGTGCAAAAACCGATGAAACGTCTTTGGATTTCCTCTTTAACGAAACAAGCCATTTACCAAGGGTTTAAAAATCTACTTGATGAAACAGACACAATCAATACATATTATGAAGCATACACACGATCATGTGCCGACTGGGTAGTTGGAATGAATGCATCGCGTGTCTTTAGTATTTTGTTAAAGAAAAAAGGAATGAATGATGTTTTCTCGGCTGGACGTGTGCAGACGCCAACACTTGCATTAATTGTGAAACGTGAGAAAGAAATTGAAAACTTTAAGTCAGAGCCGTTTTGGGAAGTGTTTGCAACCTTTAATATTGAAGGAAAGAAATATGAAGGTAAGTGGGAGAAGGATAATGAATCCCGCTTAAAAGATCCAGATATGGCAAATAAAATTGCTGCATTTTGTCAAAATAAACCGGCTGAAGTAAAAGAAATGAAAACAGAGCGGAAAGAGTTTCAGCCACCATTTTTATTTAACTTATCATCCCTACAGGCAACAGCGAATAAAGCATTTAAGTTTTCTCCAAAGAAAACATTAGATATTACACAAGCTTTATATCAAAAAGGAATTGTCTCCTATCCACGTTCGGATTCCAACTATGTAACAGAAGGAGAAGCGGCAACGTTTCCTGATATTTTGCAGAAATTAAGTGAGTTTGATGATTATAAAAATCTCTTACCAGCACCAATCTCTTCGATTATGAATAATAAGCGTTACGTAAATGAAAAGAAGGTTACAGATCACTATGCCATTATTCCGACCGAGCAAGTAACGAATCCAAGTAGATTATCTGGTGATGAAAAGAAAATTTATGATATGGTTGTAAGGCGATTAATTGCAGCGCATTATGAAGCAGCAATATTTGACTACACAACGATTACAACACTTGTGGATGAACGGGCAGCATTCATTTCAAAAGGGAAACAGCAAATTCAAGAAGGTTGGCGTAAAGTCATTTTCCAAGACGATAAAGATGAAGAAACGCTTCTTCCAATTGTGCAAAAGGGCGAACAAGGCACAGTCGTAAAGGTGAAAGTGAAAGAAGGAAAAACACAGCCGCCGAAGCGTTATACAGAAGGTCAACTGATTACCTTAATGAAAACCGCTGGTAAGTATTTAGATAATGAAGAACTGGAGAAAGTACTGAAAAAAACAGAAGGCTTAGGTACAGAAGCGACTCGTGCAGGCATTATTACAATGCTGCAAGATCGTAAATATATTGATGTAAAGAAAAACCAAGTGTATGCAACCGATAAAGGGAAAGTATTAATTACCGCAATTGGTGATAAAATTTTAGCCTCTCCAGAAATGACAGCAAAATGGGAGCAGCGACTTGCTGAAATTGGGGAAGGAACAGCATCACCAGCAACGTTTATGGAACAAACGAAAAAGCTATCAGCGAAAATTATTGAAGATGCAGTCGAGATGTCTGAGAAATGGGATTTCACCGGATTGCATGTTGAATCCATTGAACGGACAGGCTCAAAATTTACAGTTGGTAAAAAAGTAGGGCAATGTAAAAAGTGTGATGGAGATGTCATTGATAAGTCCAGTTTTTATGGCTGTTCGAACTATAATACAACGAAATGTGATTTCACAATCTCGAAAAAGATATTAGGAAAGACCATTTCGCAAAAGAATATAAAAAAGCTATTAAAAGGTGAGTCAACGGAATTAATTAAAGGCTTTAAGAAGAATGATAAAACATTTGATGCGAAGTTAGAGTGGAAAGATAATAAGATTAATTTTGTGTTTGACAAAGGGTAA
- the fdhD gene encoding formate dehydrogenase accessory sulfurtransferase FdhD — protein MKSIQVEREIFRYDKGEIKHIEDSIVTEFPVTVKINGQEFVTMVSTPEYIEDMVIGFLASEGIIRKYEDIDEIWVQDKEGYVHVTTTKNNPYYRYIQNKRYITSCCGMSRQGFVFANDALTAKKMNDIRVKVSAQDCFRLMNDMQQSAATFQHTGGVHNAALCDVNGIVLSRMDIGRHNALDKIYGYCLKNNISIGDKIIVFSGRISSEILLKVAKIGCEVILSKSAPTELALQLAEQLGITTIGFIRNQSLNVYTHPERVVNIK, from the coding sequence GTGAAATCGATACAGGTGGAACGGGAAATTTTTCGTTATGATAAAGGGGAAATTAAGCATATAGAGGACAGTATTGTAACAGAGTTTCCAGTTACGGTTAAAATTAACGGACAGGAATTTGTTACAATGGTTAGTACGCCAGAATATATTGAAGATATGGTAATAGGCTTTTTAGCATCTGAGGGTATTATCCGAAAGTATGAAGATATTGATGAAATATGGGTACAAGATAAAGAAGGATATGTGCATGTAACAACGACAAAAAATAATCCTTATTATCGTTATATCCAAAATAAGCGTTATATTACTTCATGCTGTGGAATGAGTAGACAAGGATTTGTTTTCGCAAACGATGCACTGACTGCAAAGAAGATGAATGATATTCGCGTAAAGGTCTCTGCTCAGGATTGTTTTCGATTAATGAATGATATGCAGCAATCTGCGGCTACTTTTCAGCATACAGGCGGGGTTCATAATGCAGCTTTATGCGATGTGAATGGGATTGTTTTAAGCCGAATGGATATAGGAAGGCATAACGCTTTAGATAAAATTTACGGCTATTGTTTAAAAAACAACATTTCTATTGGTGATAAAATTATTGTTTTTAGTGGCCGTATATCTTCTGAAATCCTATTGAAAGTTGCAAAAATTGGCTGCGAAGTAATATTGTCAAAATCCGCTCCAACTGAGTTAGCATTGCAGCTAGCAGAGCAATTAGGGATTACTACAATAGGCTTTATTCGTAATCAATCCTTAAATGTATATACTCATCCGGAGCGAGTTGTAAATATTAAATAA
- a CDS encoding ABC transporter ATP-binding protein, whose translation MLVNVEQNKPVIELGNLCKRYGEFVAVNEISLSVPKGEIFAFLGSNGAGKTTTMKMITGQLKPTSGYIHFFGHDIWKERGLRQQMGYVPDTPMLHDDLTAGEMLKFMGGLYGMNTNDVKDRTEELLARMDILDCINKQIKEFSLGMKRKVAVACALIHRPQILLLDEVTNGLDIKSTRDIKDHILKVAKKDGCTVFLTTHILEIVEELADRIAIIHKGNICELGTLEELQEKVELPGSKLEEVFLSVIS comes from the coding sequence ATGTTAGTTAACGTAGAACAAAATAAGCCTGTAATAGAATTAGGTAATTTATGCAAGCGGTATGGAGAATTTGTAGCAGTAAATGAAATATCATTATCGGTCCCAAAAGGAGAAATTTTTGCTTTTTTAGGAAGTAACGGTGCTGGAAAAACAACAACTATGAAAATGATTACGGGACAATTAAAGCCTACATCTGGTTATATTCATTTCTTTGGTCACGATATTTGGAAGGAAAGGGGACTTAGGCAACAAATGGGATATGTCCCTGATACTCCGATGTTACATGATGATTTGACAGCGGGTGAAATGTTGAAGTTTATGGGTGGCTTGTATGGTATGAATACCAATGATGTTAAAGATCGAACTGAAGAATTACTTGCTCGAATGGATATTTTAGATTGTATAAATAAGCAGATAAAAGAGTTTTCTTTAGGAATGAAAAGAAAAGTTGCGGTAGCTTGTGCCTTAATACATAGACCACAGATTTTATTACTGGATGAGGTAACGAACGGATTAGATATTAAGTCCACTCGTGATATAAAGGATCATATATTAAAGGTTGCCAAAAAGGATGGGTGTACCGTGTTTTTGACAACCCATATCCTTGAGATTGTTGAAGAATTGGCTGATCGTATTGCTATTATACATAAAGGAAATATTTGTGAACTTGGAACATTAGAAGAATTACAAGAAAAGGTCGAGTTACCGGGATCAAAACTGGAAGAAGTATTTTTATCGGTTATTTCTTAA
- the moaA gene encoding GTP 3',8-cyclase MoaA, which yields MKSVTLDKLHRPLRDLRISVTDRCNFRCRYCMPEEIFGPDYSFLSNDKVLSFDEIERVARIFVSLGVRKLRITGGEPLLRKNLPELIERLNKIDGVEDIGLTTNGSLLKKFASDLYKAGLSRVTVSLDSLEEERFAYLNGNRSKVKTVLGGIQAAAEVGMEIKVNMVVQKGKNEQDIVQMAQYFKENKHILRFIEYMDVGNFNGWELGEVISKQEILEMINKVMPLERIEANYPGEVVTRYRYIDSDEEIGIISSVTDSFCSSCTRARISAEGKLYTCLFASKGNDLRELLRSGYTDEEITDVIRDIWNNRSDRYSDERLSNTNKKTVPKIEMSHIGG from the coding sequence ATGAAATCTGTCACATTAGACAAATTGCACCGTCCTTTAAGGGATTTGCGTATTTCTGTTACCGATCGCTGTAATTTTCGCTGTCGATATTGTATGCCGGAGGAAATATTTGGTCCTGACTATTCTTTTTTGTCTAATGATAAAGTTTTATCTTTTGATGAAATTGAAAGGGTGGCACGCATTTTCGTTTCTTTAGGTGTAAGAAAGTTGCGTATTACTGGGGGAGAGCCTTTACTTCGGAAAAACCTTCCTGAACTAATCGAGCGCCTTAATAAAATTGATGGAGTAGAGGATATTGGTTTAACTACAAATGGGTCCTTACTCAAGAAGTTTGCTTCTGATTTATATAAGGCGGGTTTATCACGTGTGACAGTTAGTTTGGATTCTTTGGAAGAAGAACGTTTTGCTTATTTAAATGGTAATAGAAGTAAAGTGAAAACGGTTCTTGGAGGAATACAGGCTGCAGCGGAAGTCGGGATGGAAATTAAAGTGAACATGGTTGTCCAAAAAGGAAAAAATGAACAGGACATCGTTCAGATGGCGCAATACTTTAAAGAGAATAAGCATATTCTGCGGTTTATTGAATATATGGATGTCGGGAATTTTAACGGCTGGGAATTAGGTGAAGTAATCTCTAAACAAGAAATATTAGAGATGATTAATAAAGTTATGCCGCTTGAACGAATTGAAGCAAACTATCCTGGTGAAGTCGTCACTCGCTATCGTTATATCGATAGCGATGAGGAAATAGGAATTATTTCATCTGTAACAGATTCTTTTTGTTCATCATGTACAAGGGCTCGTATTTCCGCAGAAGGAAAATTATATACTTGTTTGTTTGCTTCCAAAGGAAACGATCTTAGAGAATTACTTCGTTCTGGGTATACCGATGAGGAGATTACCGATGTTATTCGTGACATTTGGAACAATCGTTCAGATCGCTATTCAGATGAACGGTTGAGCAATACAAATAAAAAAACAGTACCAAAAATTGAAATGTCGCATATTGGTGGTTGA
- a CDS encoding DUF2294 domain-containing protein — protein MSKMVHEFNDMIRKLRKDLFGKGPERIHTVFAENMAIATLYGNLTPTEKFISGTLDGAEMVHMARTKMIQEVYAVNSREHLEELVGAKLVHLFSDMKVDEDIAVSVFVFDKNIT, from the coding sequence ATGTCAAAAATGGTACATGAGTTTAATGATATGATACGAAAGCTTCGAAAAGATTTGTTCGGAAAAGGACCGGAACGAATTCATACTGTATTTGCTGAGAATATGGCTATTGCTACACTTTATGGAAATTTGACACCTACTGAGAAATTCATTTCGGGAACGTTGGATGGTGCGGAAATGGTTCATATGGCTAGAACGAAAATGATTCAGGAGGTTTATGCTGTCAATTCTCGTGAGCATTTGGAGGAACTTGTTGGAGCGAAATTAGTTCATCTGTTCTCCGATATGAAAGTGGATGAAGATATTGCAGTTTCAGTGTTTGTCTTTGATAAAAATATAACGTGA
- the fdhF gene encoding formate dehydrogenase subunit alpha yields the protein MNDSMVHITIDGKEYSAKPGSTILGIINQNGIEHPQICHVPEVDPIQTCDTCIVEVDGKLVRSCSTVATSGMNVELSSSSAKAAQTEAMDRLLENHLLYCTVCDNNNGNCKLHNTAELMEIEHQKYPYTPKVDVSEVDMSHPFYRYDPNQCIACGQCVEVCQNLQVNETLSIDWEAERPRVIWDDGAAINDSSCVSCGQCVTICPCNALMEKSMLGEAGFMTGLKPDILEPMVDLIKEVEPGYSGIFAVSEVEAAMRETRTKKTKTVCTFCGVGCSFEVWTKGRKILKVQPTSDAPVNAISTCVKGKFGWDFVNAEERLTKPLIRKNGTFVESTWEEALDLVANKLGSIKQEYGNGSIGFISSSKITNEDNYVIQKLARQVFETNNIDNCSRYCQSPATDGLFRTIGMGGDAGTIKDIAQAGLVIIVGANPTEGHPVLATRVKRAHKLHSQKLIVADLRKTEMAERSDIFISPKQGTDQVWLMAVTKYMIDQGWHDQQFIDENVNFFEDFKGSLEEYTLEYAEKIAGISKETLIQMAEMIRDADGTCILWGMGVTQNTGGSDTSAAISNLLLATGNYRRPGAGAYPLRGHNNVQGACDMGTLPGWLPGYQHITDDVARAKFEIAYGVKIDNKPGLNNIQMLHAIEEGKMKAMYLVGEDMALVDSNANHVHEVLSSLDFFVVQDVFLSKTAQYADVVLPATPSLEKEGTFTNTERRVQRLYQVLPTLEDAKPDWWIVQAIANKLGANWNYSHPSEIFAEMASLSPLFAQANYEVLEGWNSFHWGSFEGTNTPLLFLDGFNFPDKKARFAIADWVRPAEFPEEYDLHINNGRMLEHFHEGNMTNKSNGIQAKVPGVFVEVSPKLAQERGVKTGSLVRLVSPFGALKLRALVTDRVKENELYLPMNSTDNESAINFLTGPAVDQRTNTPAYKQTKVRMEVLQVEGENPMPKTNPRNKKRHPQNGIEVNRKWARPGYVHLTDN from the coding sequence ATGAACGACAGCATGGTTCATATTACAATCGACGGCAAAGAATATAGTGCTAAGCCGGGTTCAACTATCTTGGGCATCATTAATCAGAACGGGATTGAACATCCACAAATCTGTCATGTGCCTGAAGTGGATCCTATTCAAACATGTGATACTTGTATTGTAGAAGTTGATGGAAAACTTGTGCGATCTTGCTCAACGGTAGCGACGAGTGGTATGAATGTTGAGTTGTCCTCTAGTAGTGCTAAGGCAGCACAAACGGAGGCGATGGACCGCTTATTGGAAAATCATTTACTTTACTGTACGGTCTGTGACAACAATAATGGGAACTGTAAATTGCATAATACGGCAGAATTAATGGAAATTGAGCATCAAAAATATCCTTACACGCCAAAAGTAGATGTAAGTGAAGTTGACATGTCTCATCCATTTTATCGCTATGACCCTAATCAATGTATTGCGTGCGGTCAATGTGTAGAAGTTTGTCAGAACTTGCAAGTAAATGAAACTTTATCTATTGATTGGGAGGCAGAGCGTCCTCGTGTTATTTGGGACGACGGAGCGGCTATTAACGATTCTTCATGTGTAAGCTGTGGTCAATGTGTAACCATTTGTCCTTGTAATGCTTTGATGGAGAAATCGATGCTTGGAGAAGCTGGCTTTATGACTGGGCTGAAGCCGGACATTCTTGAGCCTATGGTTGATCTTATAAAAGAAGTTGAACCTGGATACAGCGGTATTTTCGCCGTTTCAGAAGTAGAAGCTGCGATGCGTGAAACTCGTACGAAGAAAACGAAAACAGTATGTACGTTCTGTGGTGTAGGGTGCTCATTTGAAGTGTGGACGAAGGGTCGTAAAATTTTGAAAGTCCAACCAACTTCTGATGCACCGGTTAACGCAATTTCTACTTGCGTAAAAGGAAAATTTGGTTGGGATTTCGTAAATGCTGAAGAACGTCTTACTAAGCCTTTAATTCGTAAAAATGGAACATTTGTTGAATCGACTTGGGAAGAAGCGCTTGATTTAGTTGCAAATAAATTAGGCTCCATTAAACAAGAGTACGGTAACGGTTCTATAGGTTTTATTTCTTCTTCTAAAATTACAAATGAGGACAACTATGTCATTCAAAAATTAGCTCGACAAGTATTCGAAACGAACAACATTGATAACTGCTCTCGTTATTGTCAATCGCCAGCAACAGATGGATTGTTCCGTACAATTGGTATGGGCGGAGATGCAGGAACGATTAAAGATATTGCACAAGCAGGTCTCGTTATTATTGTTGGTGCAAATCCAACAGAAGGCCACCCGGTGTTAGCTACTCGTGTGAAACGTGCGCATAAACTTCACAGTCAAAAACTAATTGTTGCAGATCTTCGTAAAACCGAAATGGCAGAGCGTTCAGATATCTTTATAAGTCCAAAGCAAGGAACAGACCAAGTATGGTTAATGGCTGTTACTAAATATATGATTGATCAAGGCTGGCATGATCAACAATTCATCGATGAGAATGTAAACTTCTTTGAAGATTTCAAAGGTAGTCTAGAGGAGTATACACTTGAATATGCAGAAAAGATTGCAGGCATTTCAAAAGAAACCCTCATTCAAATGGCCGAAATGATTCGTGATGCAGATGGTACTTGTATTCTTTGGGGAATGGGTGTAACTCAAAATACTGGTGGTTCAGATACTTCCGCTGCAATTTCAAACTTACTTCTGGCAACAGGAAATTATCGTCGTCCAGGTGCTGGTGCATATCCGCTTCGTGGTCATAACAACGTACAAGGTGCTTGTGATATGGGAACTCTCCCAGGATGGCTTCCAGGATATCAGCACATTACTGACGATGTAGCACGTGCAAAATTTGAAATAGCTTATGGGGTGAAAATTGATAACAAACCAGGTCTTAATAATATTCAAATGCTTCACGCAATTGAAGAAGGGAAAATGAAAGCAATGTATCTTGTTGGAGAGGATATGGCCCTTGTAGACTCTAACGCAAATCATGTACATGAAGTTCTATCAAGCCTTGATTTCTTTGTCGTTCAAGATGTTTTCCTTTCTAAAACTGCTCAATATGCAGATGTAGTGTTACCTGCAACGCCATCTCTTGAAAAAGAAGGAACCTTTACAAATACAGAGCGTCGTGTACAAAGACTATATCAAGTACTTCCTACGCTGGAAGATGCGAAACCAGACTGGTGGATCGTACAAGCGATTGCAAATAAATTAGGCGCAAATTGGAATTATAGTCATCCAAGTGAAATCTTCGCTGAAATGGCAAGTTTATCGCCACTTTTCGCACAAGCAAACTATGAAGTGCTTGAAGGCTGGAATAGTTTCCATTGGGGAAGCTTTGAAGGAACGAATACACCACTCCTTTTCTTAGATGGATTTAACTTCCCAGACAAAAAAGCTCGTTTCGCGATAGCTGACTGGGTACGTCCAGCTGAATTCCCAGAGGAATACGATCTTCATATTAATAATGGTCGTATGCTGGAACATTTCCATGAAGGTAACATGACAAATAAATCAAATGGTATTCAAGCTAAAGTACCTGGTGTTTTCGTTGAAGTTTCTCCAAAACTTGCACAAGAACGTGGAGTTAAAACTGGTTCGTTAGTGCGATTGGTTTCTCCTTTTGGAGCACTTAAATTACGTGCACTTGTAACGGATCGTGTAAAAGAAAATGAGCTTTATTTACCGATGAACTCGACAGACAACGAATCGGCAATTAATTTCTTAACGGGTCCTGCGGTCGATCAACGTACCAATACACCTGCATATAAACAAACGAAAGTTCGTATGGAAGTGTTACAAGTAGAAGGGGAAAATCCGATGCCAAAAACGAATCCACGTAACAAAAAGCGTCATCCTCAAAATGGGATTGAGGTAAATCGCAAGTGGGCTCGTCCAGGATATGTGCACTTAACGGATAACTAG
- a CDS encoding transposase family protein, translating into MSCSSISSRLHSRYTRLIQDLPITDQPVTLLFVSHKWFCDNPCCSTKVFTERYDWLAPNRRRTLRAEKVLQKIAYSLTEIKVLELAESSLIMP; encoded by the coding sequence CTGTCTTGTAGTTCTATTTCTTCTCGTCTCCATAGTCGTTATACTCGCCTCATACAAGATCTTCCTATTACGGATCAACCTGTAACCCTTCTTTTCGTTTCACACAAGTGGTTTTGTGATAATCCTTGTTGCTCCACTAAAGTTTTTACAGAACGTTATGACTGGTTAGCACCCAATAGACGTCGCACACTTCGTGCAGAAAAAGTTTTACAAAAAATTGCATATTCTCTTACAGAAATTAAGGTACTAGAGCTCGCTGAGTCATCACTTATAATGCCTTGA
- a CDS encoding FTR1 family protein: MAGGYAQSETGSLWSLAILSFLAVFREGTETVLFFIGMASSIHISSLLIGIAIGIFVLIVLSYLILKVGLKIPMRPFFLVSSILMFYLCFKFPGMGIHGLQLAGVLPATHLSIPTVDFFTIYPSWESIIPQVVLLVIAVILAVWNKKKDTKLEQQQAQ, encoded by the coding sequence GTGGCCGGTGGATACGCACAATCGGAGACGGGAAGTCTATGGTCATTAGCGATCCTGTCATTCCTTGCTGTGTTTCGTGAGGGAACAGAAACTGTATTGTTTTTCATAGGTATGGCATCTTCCATTCATATATCAAGTCTGTTAATAGGTATTGCAATTGGAATCTTTGTACTTATCGTCCTATCATATTTAATTTTAAAGGTAGGTTTGAAAATTCCGATGCGTCCATTTTTCCTAGTTTCAAGTATTCTCATGTTTTACTTATGCTTTAAATTCCCGGGAATGGGTATTCATGGCTTGCAACTTGCTGGAGTATTGCCGGCTACGCACCTTTCAATCCCTACCGTAGACTTTTTCACGATTTATCCATCATGGGAAAGTATCATCCCACAAGTAGTTCTTCTTGTTATCGCAGTAATACTTGCAGTATGGAATAAGAAAAAAGATACCAAATTAGAACAACAACAAGCACAATAG